In Zingiber officinale cultivar Zhangliang chromosome 1A, Zo_v1.1, whole genome shotgun sequence, the DNA window CTTTGAGGTTTCCTGGCCATGGGAAGAAGGCAAGTGCTTTGTAGCAGTTAGAGCTAGAGGCCACCGAACTTCTCAAGCCCCCTTCCCTTCAAGATATGTAGTTCATCCTAGGTTTGTAACCCTAATCCATCCATTCGTCCCTGTTTTTGCAATTGTATGAGATGCTACAAATCTGGCACAGGTCAAGGCCGCGGAGTGGATACCATGGTCATTGATGACTCTATGGTCATCTTGTGTTGCTTCCATTGCCAATCTATTTGGATGATTTCTCCAGATAAATGCTTCCTAGAGGTTTAGGAACTTTTCCTCATTAGTGTTCAAGGTTTCTGTAAGATGAAGCTTATTTTAGTACCCAATATTTATTGAGCTCATATCAATCTTCGCCTTATGTTTTTTGTGATACccgcttgtttttttttctttttttttttcatttatgttGTCAGTTTGAATATATGGTATGAAAGTCTTGTTTGCTGTTACAATTGAAAGATAAATATTGAACTATTAATGAGTGCTCATCATAGACAATTCTGTAGGAAAAGAAGAGAGTTATAACTAAGTAAAAATACTATGCTGATAGTGTATTACTGCTTTTGTGTCATGTGCTTTTTTGTCTAGGTAATTACAATCTACTAGATACTTATTAAGTATTCAGATAGCTTACATTGCCACATATATAGCAGTATAATATTTCATAAATTTAATATTAGGATAAAACATCACATCCCCTTGTTAGTGTGGTGCCTTATTGCAATATGATTCGTATTGGTTTAGAAGATGCATGGTTCCATTCTATCGAAATATGAGGTTGTGGTAAGGTGTCATGCAAAATATGAATGAGTTTTCTTTCcgttgttaaaattatttaatgttTCTATTATGTTGTACAATATATCCATATTGAATCATCTTGCTACCTTATAAGAGCTCAGCATTCTAAACTCAACTTAGACACTGATTATTCAGTACATTTCATATCATTTCTCACATTTTTTTAATATCCTTAGATGCTTTAACTGATTACCTCTAAATGCGCTTAACAGTAGTTGAATGCCCTTGCTCAATTTAGGTTCTTTATTTTGATGATGAGCTATAAAGTATTTAGCTTTCGTTAGTAATGTAAATTGCTTTTTGGTTCAAGTTATGTTATGAAGCAGTAAAGATTGTATACCTCTTTCACTCAAGACTATTTCTCAAGCTGGAACAAGTTAATTTTGTTAATCTATGTGATGCTTTGAATCCAGTCCTGCAGATGATTGGCATGAGAACATCTATCTTTTTTTAATTGTGTGTAAGTAATTGATTCTTTCTTAATTTTCTTAATCTCTTCTTCTATCTACTTTTTAAGCATGTTTTCATCATCCTATAGCATGTGTCATATTATGTTCACATAAGACATTAACATGGAGAAACAAATAGAAATATGTAGTCAAGttacaaaattttcaaactcagATGTCAGTGCTTAGTAAAGTTACAAAATTTACAAAAATGTCCAAGATTATGACAAAGATGTCAGTGCTTAGTATATATTTGCAGCTAGATAAGTTGGAATGCTTTACACCCTTGTTTGATGTGTCTCATGCATTCACAGCCAACTGTTAAATCTTCCAACTACTTGTGTTTTTTTGGGTTAGAGGTTAGCACTGAGTGCAATGCAGAAAGAAAGTAGACCAAATTATTTGTATGAAGagatcaaggaagaggtctatttAGATAAAGGAAACAATCTAGTCACTAAGTTTGTTCCTACTATATTAACTGATGAGAAGTTTCTGGAAGGAAATTGCATCTTTTCTGAGGTAGTCTACTGGTTAGTTTCGATCTCTTGACAAGTATTTAAGAAACTTGATTATTTAGATCTTGCTTATGTTGTTGGTATTATCCCCCCATGTTCTGCTGAAATAAGAACTAGAGGAGCCTCCTGAACATGTAGCCTACCTTGCTTTTGAGATTTTTCTTGCAGGAGGTGAAGTGCAACAGCAACAAGAAGGTGAGGGGTTTTTCTCGTGATCAATGGTTCTCAAGGTCAGTCCATGGGTTCTTAATAATAATCAGATGAAGTTTGACTGCACTCCTACTCTACATCAATATAAATAATCACGCTCAAAGAAAGACTGCAATATCTTTAGTCAATCTTCTAGAATTTTTATCTCGATAGGACTTGCTATCACtggtgatcctgtctggaagctgagaaaacgaacctgccggtgtgacgtgtctggaaggttgaccgcatccccatgacccggttgatgatctgtccgctgcgttgaccaagtcgtctgaagtcctcctccggtcaactgtacctgtatccagcgaccgggttcccccggtctctggtacctcggtactcgaggcgaatcccacagatgcataaatatccggataataatagaatattgaaataaatgcaaagaaggtacgagaacgtaccctggcccaggggggcgccctcggatggatggatgagtggGTCGGGATACCGATCGAGTCGTCGCGGCTCTGAACAATAGATAAATGTCCGCTCGATGAGTAGCTGGCTCCAGTGGCTCGGAGCCGGACGCGATATAGATCCATATGATGATGCACTGTCCGACTACaacctcggctcgcaggccggaatacaACAACGGCTCGCAAGCCGGAACaaggcacgcaggccggataaatCCAATAACCCACCATGATGATAACGATGCAAAGAATAAAATACCCCGGCGCGATGGCCAGTATTACCCATATAATACCAAACTGCGGCTACCTGGAAGGGGACAATATCCACTAAAGACAGCGGCAGTAGACGCGTGAGGGGGCTATTGCGGCTGTCGGCGACGGCTATGGCCGCGGGAGAGGGCAGCGATGGCTGCCGGCAGTGGCTATGGCCACGAGAGAGGGCAGCggtggctgccggcggcggctatggccGCGGGAGAAGGTGGCGGTACCCGCTGGGGGCGGTGGCGCACGCTAGCGGCAGCGGTGGCGGTGCTTCCCGTCGCTGTCCGCCGGGAGACCGAAGGAGGGGACGGCTCGACTCCGGTAAACCAGCATCCTCCTGCTCGCCGGTGGCTGAAAACGCAGTCATGAGGAAGCCCTTCCTCCTCATGGTGGCGGCGGCGACGCTAAGAGGCTAGAGGAAAGGGatagtggagaggagaagggtaGTGGCTGTCCGTCGGCGCCGGCGCCGGAAAGACACGCGAGAAGaagccccccccccctcttcCTGGCGGCGACGCCCTCCCCCTTCAACACGAGCCCCCTTCCTCTTCCTTTAAAGCCCTAGCATGTAAAAAGCCCTAAGTGCCCCTGTTTTTTCCTCCCAATTACCTCTTTGCCACTCAACTatatccggatcacaagcctccccttcaagtctagtcgaaggaggcgttagtccgactgactggacagtcaaTCCCAAAGAGCTGAATCActctcgatgtcaaagccaaatcgctgaaccaataatataatgtcgctcgagcggtcgctataatagTGGTGTCGAATGAGATAGTAATCAAGCCGAGCAGATCAAGTCGATAATCGGCCCGAGGCCGAGCGAACGACAAAACATCAAATGAGCGACAAACCAACAAGCGCATGACGAGTGCAAGCATAGCAGACCGAACAATATGCTGGACCACAGGTAGACCGAGCGGACGAGAGATGCCTAGTACGCGACCATGAAGATACCGACCGGATGATCGAAGTGcagtcgatcggatggatagatgctagacgaacgctgtcgtgcgagcgatcgaaatgacgccgatcggtcggataaatgccgggtGGACGATatcgcgcgtgcgaccggaatgatgtcgatcggtcagataactgccgggcggacgatgccgcgcgtgcgatcgAAATGACGctgatcggtcagatagatgccgggcggacgatgccgcgcgtgcgaccgtggtgacgtcgatcggtcagatagatgtcgggcggacgatgccgcgcgtgcgaccgtggtgacgtcgatcggtcagatagatgtcgggcggacgatgccgcgcgtgcgaccgtggtgacgtcgatcggtcagatagatgccgggcggacgatgccgcgcgtgcgaccgtggtgacgtcgatcggtcagatagatgccgggcggacgatgtcgcgcgtgcgaccgtggtgacgtcgatcggtcagatagatgccgggcggacgatgccgcgcgtgcgatcgAAATGACgccgatcggtcagatagatgccgggctgCGAGgactgctcaaccccgaacgggggagatagatgctcgcgaCGGCTactcgaccccaaacgggggagatgTGTGATATACTGGTCCGGTATACtggtcctcccggccgaacggctcgggccttcgtcgtcgagcgcttggctcggaaaaccatataaccggccgaccggctcgggccttcacatcgagcgcttggctcgtatataatcctccccgagGCCTTCACTCCCTgaggtagtctcggctaaaatgtacctgaCCGAACGGCTCaagccttcgctccctgaggtagtactcagctaaaatgtacctggccgagcggctcaggccttcgctccctgaggtagtactcagctaaaatgtacctggccgagcggctcaggccttcgctccctgaggtagtactcagctaaaatgtacctggccgaacggctcaggccttcgctccctgaggtagtactcagctaaaatgtacctggccgaacggctcaggccttcgctccctgaggtagtactcagctaaaatgtacctggccgagcggctcaggccttcgctccctgaggtagtactcagctaaaatgtacctggccgaacggctcaggccttcgctccctgaggtagtactcagctaaaatgtacctggccgagcggctcaggccttcgctccctgaggtagtactcagctaaaatgtacctggccgagcggctcaggccttcgctttcgagtctggctcggatataaacctccaggccgatcggctcgggggccttcggcttcgagcctgtggctcggatataaacctcccggccgatcggctcgggggccttcggcttcgagcctgtggctcggatataaacctcccggccgatcggctcgggggccttcgtcttcgagcccgtggctcggatataaacctcctaccgacGGCCGGGGCCTTGACCgagccgtggctcggatataaacctccggccgatcggctcggggccttcgacttgagccctggctcggatataaccctcggccgatcggctcgggggcgttcccgtggctcggatataaacctccgggccgatcggctcgggggcctttcGAGCcactggctcggatataaacctcccgatcggctcggggccttcgcttCGAGcgcgtggctcggatataaacctccccgcCGGCCGTCGTCttcgagcctatggctcggatataaacctcccggtcgGGGGCCTTCTCTCTCGAGCCGCGGCTCGGATaactcccggccgatcggctcggggcccttcggcgcctggctcggatataaacctccccgcCGATCGGCTCTTCGACTTCGagcacgtggctcggatataaacctccccgccgatcggcacggggccttcgtgaCTTATGGatgaaaaaacaaacaaataaaaaaacgGCCGTGATCTGAGGATGGCAGAACTATCCGGTGTCGTTCATCTTCACGTTCGGATCAGCGTTCCCGCAGGCGCcattttgatcctgtctgaaggcgAGAAAACGAACTCGGTGTGGCGTGGtcggaaggttgaccgcatccccatgaccggTTGATGATCTCctgcgttgaccaagtcgtccgaagtcctctggtcaacagccccggtctctggtacctcggtactcgaggcgaatcccacagatgcataaatatccggataataatagaatattgaaataaatgcaaagaaggtacgagaacgtaccctggcccaggggggcgccctcgaatGGATGGATGAGTGGGTCGGGATACCGATCGAGTCGTCGCGGCTCTGAACAATAGATAAATGTCCGCTCGATGAGTAGCTGGCTCCAGTGGCTCGGAGCCGGACGCGATATAGATCCATATGATGATGCACTGTCCGACTACaacctcggctcgcaggccggaatacaACAACGGCTCGCAAGCCGGAACaaggcacgcaggccggataaatCCAATAACCCACCATGATGATAACGATGCAAAGAATAAAATACCCCGGCGCGATGGCCAGTATTACCCATATAATACCAAACTGCGGCTACCTGGAAGGGGACAATATCCACTAAAGACAGCGGCAGTAGACGCGTGAGGGGGCTATTGCGGCTGTCGGCGACGGCTATGGCCGCGGGAGAGGGCAGCGATGGCTGCCGGCAGTGGCTATGGCCACGAGAGAGGGCAGCggtggctgccggcggcggctatggccGCGGGAGAAGGTGGCGGTACCCGCTGGGGGCGGTGGCGCACGCTAGCGGCAGCGGTGGCGGTGCTTCCCGTCGCTGTCCGCCGGGAGACCGAAGGAGGGGACGGCTCGACTCCGGTAAACCAGCATCCTCCTGCTCGCCGGTGGCTGAAAACGCAGTCATGAGGAAGCCCTTCCTCCTCATGGTGGCGGCGGCGACGCTAAGAGGCTAGAGGAAAGGGatagtggagaggagaagggtaGTGGCTGTCCGTCGGCGCCGGCGCCGGAAAGACACGCGAGAAGAAGCCCCCCCCCCTCTTCCTGGCGGCGACGCCCTCCCCCTTCAATACGAGCCCCCTTCCTCTTCCTTTAAAGCCCTAGCATGTAAAAAGCCCTAAGTGCCCCTGTTTTTTCCTCCCAATTACCTCTTTGCCACTCAACTATATCCGGATCAACTGGTAAAGCTGCCACTTAACAACACAAATCATTGTAGGAAACTGTTGGCACACAAGAAGTTTCTTATATGCAGCCTTTTGCATATGTGATGACATTTTTCATGTATTTGTTGAGGAAAGACAACAATACCAATGTTTTTTCAGCTTATTTTTCTCAATTGTAGTATTTATATTTATATCATTGGTATACTAAAGAATCTTGACTCCCCGTCAGACAGGTTTCAACATAGAAGAGATTTTAAGAAAGTACATTAGGTATGCTTTGAATGAAAAACCTTTCAACCCTGACTTGGTTGTGAACCTTATTCATCTAAGAAAATCATCAATGCTGGAAGATGCTCAAGTTGCAGAAATATTGAATGAGGTTTCAAGGCGAATTGTCAAAGAGAAAGGTATAACATTCCCTTAGCCAATTTGTATCTATTCATTTCTATTCCAAGTATGCATCTTTTAGGTAACTAGTTTAAATGATAATGGGCTCCAAGTTCAAGTGCCAAGTCTCTTTATTAAGGTCATGGTTCCAAGTATTTACAAATTGAACAGACTTTATTTGTTCATTTGCATTTGCATTTGCAATTCTTTGGAATATAGTTTGTACTTCTTGCATGAcattttcaattttattaggGTAATCTTAAATAAAATGGTgatgttgaatgtggatattgtgtgatgcggtacatgaaagagatagtcttggatgaagatccacaattggagagaaaggttaatttcttttttatgaatattttttttataaaatattgagtcattttttattgatcctcaaacttctattaatgtttcagtttgcagcatcaaaaaataaacagtattacaatcaatctcagtatgttgaagtcagaagtgaatggagcgaattcgtctacttctatgtgggtgcctaagtgtaggctatgatataaattttagacatgtatttagagatttttggatacaaaagtttttgggttatggttaaacatgtcttttatgaatacacttttggattgtatttgatacatctttgtgatatatttgtttaattttggtggtaaaaaatattgtgttgtagtaaaatattataatctaaatttttgtcaattaaaattgtattgcagtaaaatatggtcaattactttgatactataaaTAAATGATGAAGCAATACGACAAACAAGACTTCGCTAAATTTAAATAGTGgtgtagttaaagaaactatttacttcactactgatcaaatttatgaagtagtttgtataaattacttcgctacattgaattttttgttgtagtaaaatatactCTATTACTGCTATACTACGATGAAGTAACACAATAATAAATACTTCAACCAAGACAAATTATGTAGAAGTAAAATTAAACTTTTACTACACCAGAATTCAAAAATTGTGAAGTTGTATACCTATTTTACTTCATCAAATAATGAaacctatgaagtaatatatcatcaactacttcAGTCATTTTACTGGTCTCGATGAAGTAATAGAGtttttttacttcgaaaacggttcgattttgaaccggttttggaccggtgatagacttcggtaaaaatgtggtgaagtaaaaaattgacccttttacttcacgtgcgtctacttcggtaattatctacctattacttcggataatatccgaagtctattgtcgattttcacatagtgtatgttggttgctactcggaaaacctagaggttccactgtacaaaaattttgtacaaaggtctgaaccttttcctagctaccatgtgttcttttaaattaaattttggatcgcctgcggaacttaacacgtttgatccaaaacttaatctattcgttcttttaggttttgacttgggtctcctgcggaacttaacacgttcgacccaaatcaccttaagttattaattctattaaatattaatttccataattggttcccagtactgacgtggcgaggcacatgaccttcttagatatgggagcaaccaccaccgactagacaaaaccttttatggaaagctaatatttaatttcttaaaataactttaggttaaccgaaaagaacaatcaaatcacaaggaaaaaaaaaataaaagaacacaacatcgaaaaacatattcgaaatactagaatcgcatgcctattgtatttggtattatttccaaaaataactagtatgacgcggaaagaaaaattactagttataccttttagaaagacctcttgatcttctaccgtatttctcttctaacctcggacattgtgtgggcaacgttcttccgagatgagaaaccaccaatcaccttcttcttccttgcaagtttcggccatcaaaacatcttctaggatgaagaggttcggccaccaccaccatgctccaagggatgctagaaacgaggcttgctttctctccttcttctccttccttgatccggccactaacaaaagctccaccaagagataagtttcgtccaacaagaggagaggagagaaatagggccggccacaccaccaaggaaaagagggagaaaaatagaatagagtcgttagccttgaagcctcctctatcccctcttttataatccttgatcctggcaaataaggaaaatttaataaaaatttccttaattctttttccattgaaaaggaaaaattatttaattaaaataattttctttctcaattttattttggccgaccacataaaagctacaaacaaggagagttttaattaattaaaacttcctaatttgtctccagaaatttataaaatttctccaataatttaatcccttcatgattggtttataaaaaagaaatttaataaattaaaatctttcttttaaacatgtggataaaaagaaagttatctctaaaaattaaaatctcttttaatctacaaataaggaaagatatcaaatcttttctcaatcttttgtagaaactaataaaagagaattattaatttttaaactttcttttaaatcatgaacatggttaaaaaagaaagttttcttaaaatttaaaatcctcctttaattaacaaataagggaagatttcaaattttaaactctcttttaaacatgtagatgatttacaaataaggaaagtttttaccaaaaattaaaaccatcattttaaactacaaataaggaaagagattaatctcttctcttaatctcttgtagaaaactataaaaggaaatttttaatttttaaactctcttttaaaaacatgatatccacataagaaataattttaataaaaatgctttttaatattctagtggccggccacctaagcttggaacccaagctttggccggccacctacatgactcatccacttggtcttggccggccctagcttgggttccaagctagcttggccccctttaggatgggtaagaaggtggtatgcggtgggtataaatctctatatactagaggctacgatagggaccgaaaggaggaattggttttggtctccatgaaattaagcatcccgtgttcgccgcacacaacttaatttcatcaataataattcatttcactaaagaactattattgaactacgcaccaatcccaaattacatttgggctccttcttattatgagtgtgttagtctccacgtgtttaagataacaatgtccactaattaagtaagttcttgacaactcttaattaatatctagctccaagagtagtaccactcaacttcatcgtcatgtcggactaagtccacctgcagggtttaacatgacaatccttatgagctcctcttggggacattctcaacctagattactaggacacagtttccttctataatcaacaacacacactataagtgatatcatttcccaacttatcgggcttattgattcatcgaactaaatctcacccattgataaattaaagaaataaatatcaaatatatgtgcttgttattatattaggattaagagcacacacttccataataactgaggtctttgtccctttataaagtcagtataaaagaaacgacctctaatggtcctactcaatacactcttagtgtactagtgtaattatatagttaagataaactaacacctaattacactacgaccttccaatggtttgttcctttccatcatggtcgtgagctactgtttataatttataaggtactgataacatgatcttctgtgtgtgacaccacacaccatgttatctataatataaattaattgaacaactacatttatcacaaatgtagacatttgaccaatgtgattcttatttctaaataaatgtttataccaaaaactagacttttagtatacactctaacagtgtattcatgtgattttttttttacgaTCCAGCCCCTCGAGCCGAATCTTTTATTCTCTTTTAATTTTCGCATTTCTGCGTCTTTCTTCCTCACTCGTCGTTGCACCTCAACTCGTCTTTCTTTCTCTTTTGATTTTCATATTCCAACGTCTTTTTTTACCTAATTTTCGTCAATCGAAATTAGTGTTCTTTATTTTCTATTGGTGACAACAGTGGTCCTTTTTCTAGGACTATGGAACTCGATCGTCACTTTTGAGATCTCTCTCTGATgtagttttattatttttgatattgtgatagatattttaattatgcaagaCCATTGACAGAGTTGTTGCCATCATATTGCATGAGAATAATATCCATTCCAGTATCTATACCAAGCACCATCAATCCAGTAATCGTTATCATTGTCATTAACCCCTCAATAAAAACTCATTATCATTCCCATTGCCAAATATATACCAAGCACCCTCTTAATTGTTTGATtcattattgagtttgataatttaaatttattttattttattttattttattatttatttaatatattgaaaagaattttattcatgaatattattcatgaacgCGAATATTGTTCATAAACATTATTTATGAACATTGTTCATTAATGTTAacgaacacatatgtattcaagtttatttatttagcttaacaaaatattcaaatttatttatttaattaattttatatattaaacagatttaaataaattcttattaaatcgaacattaaatttatttataaatatttagttCATTTAGTAGATGGATGATATAATATTATAATTCACAAAGGAGAATTTTATGAATTTTGATAATtcgaattcttttaaaattatgtattaaaatatttattttctgaAAATTACGGGAATTCATCGAAATTAGATTATTTTAAGTGTGAGTAAAATATGAGTGTTATTTTCGTCGTTGTGAGTTCTGAACTAGGATTTGCATCGGCTGCTATTGGTGTATCCTGTTTTAGCTAAGACAGCGATTCAAGTTGATCGGCCATGAAACCCTAGCTCTCGCAGCTATAAAGACTCCTTTCAGTTCGGGCGCCGTCTCCACCTTCGTTTCTCGGCTGCCCAATTTCTCCACCGCCTCTTGGCTGCCGAATTCTCCCAAGGTAACCGGTCAACTCGCTTCTACATCTTGTTCCTCACGATCGCGTGTCTTCGTAGGTTttcaactaagttttttttttttttttttgtcgaaatCAGAGTTCTTAGCGATCACCATGTCGATCTCAGAGCTCGCTTGCACCTACGCCGCTCTCATCCTCTACGACGATGGAATCCCCATCACGGTTATACCttattctcttctttcttttttgcGACCTTTTGTTGGCGATCTGTTCCTGTAATATTTCCCTTATGAATTCATCAGGCGGAGAAAATATTAACTCTGGTGAAGGCCGCCAACGTAAGCATCGAGTCCTTCTGGGCGTCCCTCTTCGCCAAGCTCCTGGAGAAGAGAAGCATTGAGGACCTTATCTTGAGCGTTGGATCcggttcgatttttttttttttgctacaacTCCTTGCTTTTTCGTGTCCGTAATAATCAAGATTGAACCTTGAGCTGATTTTATCATGAAAATTTTGGATGCTCTTGCAGGTGGTGGCGGTGCTCCGGTTGCCGTTTCTGCTGCCCCTGCCGCTGGTGGCGCTGCGCCTGCCGCTGCCGCTCCTGCAGCTGAGGAGAAGAAGGTTAGAACTTTATTTCTAATTTGATTCAAATCCTCTATATTTGATCATAGAAAGTGTTCGACTTTTTTTTCTGTTTGTTTGCCTTTGTTCTCACCACAGGAGGAGCCAAAGGAAGAGAGTGATGACGATATGGGATTCAGCTTGTTTGATTAGAGAAAAGTAGACGCCTTCATGTCCCCTTTGTTCTCTCCATTACCGAATGCTTTCTTTTATGGTTTTTATGTTTCCGTCCTTTGTCAAGCTGTTATAAGAGTTCTCCACCGAATTGGCATTGTTCTCTCTTGGTGATTGGTTTTGCTGTTTTGAGCAATCGTAGTCTAAACTGTTGTTTATCTATAAtcctgtttttttttctttttgttaatGCATGGTAGATTATCTAGTTCTGGTTTCTTGGCTATTTACGTTGCACCTATGTGCAATGCTTCATCTTTCAGTATGTCtcttttttgatgtttgtttcattATAGCAGCATTTTGAAACGTGTTCTGGTGTTCTTGTTGCACTTTGGTGTTCAGCTGTATGATTATCATCAGATTCTTAAGAAATGCTATCCGAGTAAAATCTTTTGCAGGTTTTTTAAAATCTTTGTCTGCGATCCTGATTGATTCTCATTTTGTACTTAACATGAGTTACACAAGTTTAGCAGACTCAATAGATTGTTCACAA includes these proteins:
- the LOC122037951 gene encoding 60S acidic ribosomal protein P1-like, which translates into the protein MSISELACTYAALILYDDGIPITAEKILTLVKAANVSIESFWASLFAKLLEKRSIEDLILSVGSGGGGAPVAVSAAPAAGGAAPAAAAPAAEEKKEEPKEESDDDMGFSLFD